A single window of Bombyx mori chromosome 9, ASM3026992v2 DNA harbors:
- the LOC101743589 gene encoding alanine--glyoxylate aminotransferase 2-like — protein sequence MAYLQSMPKSETIQLREKHVGAACQLFFRSSPLKIVRGIAQFMYDETGERYLDCINNVAHVGHCHPHVVEAGRNQMSLISTNNRYLHDELVILAQRLVNTLPESLSVCFFVNSGSEANDLALRMARIHTKKKDVITLDHAYHGHLTTMIDISPYKFNLPGGPEKPDWVHVAPVPDVYRGKYTHPADSESVEEVGRMYADEVGNICNEIKNKNGGVCAFIAESLQSCGGQIIPPDGYFKRVYEYVHEAGGVCIADEVQVGFGRVGTHMWAFETQDVVPDIVTMGKPMGNGHPVAAVITTPEIAKSFSDTGVEYFNTYGGNPVSCAIANAVLDVIEEENLLERASRVGNHLLSRCEDLKHKHRLVGDVRGRGLFVGVELVTDRETRTPATAEAKHVVNRMREENILISRDGPDSNVLKFKPPMVFTTQDADRLVETLDRVLGELDDTRISNIKLEVLVTPINTEVPKKENVIKSSVQKAIKT from the exons ATGGCTTATTTACAATCAATGCCCAAATCTGAAACCATTCAACTTCGCGAGAAACATGTTGG AGCGGCGTGCCAACTGTTTTTCCGTTCTTCCCCCTTGAAAATAGTGCGAGGAATAGCACAGTTCATGTATGACGAAACCGGCGAAAGGTATCTCGACTGCATCAACAACGTTGCCCATG TCGGCCATTGTCATCCACATGTTGTTGAGGCTGGTAGAAATCAAATGTCTCTAATATCGACAAACAACCGCTATCTTCACGACGAGCTAGTTATTCTAGCACAAAGGCTCGTGAATACATTACCAGAATCATTGTCCGTTTGCTTCTTCGTAAACTCTGGGTCGGAGGCTAATGATCTCGCTTTGAGAATGGCAAGAATCCATACTAAGAAGAAGGATGTAATTACCTTGGACCA CGCGTATCATGGCCATCTAACGACTATGATCGATATTTCACCATACAAATTTAACCTACCCGGAGGTCCCGAGAAACCAGACTGGGTTCATGTG GCACCAGTACCGGACGTGTACAGGGGGAAATATACTCATCCGGCGGACTCAGAATCGGTAGAGGAAGTAGGTCGGATGTACGCCGACGAAGTAGGCAATATCTGCAATGAGATTAAGAATAAGAATGGAGGCGTTTGTGCTTTCATAGCGGAGAGTCTACAGAGCTGTGGGGGACAGATTATACCTCCGGACGGATATTTCAAACGTGTATACGA atatGTGCATGAAGCCGGTGGTGTGTGTATCGCCGATGAGGTTCAAGTAGGGTTCGGTCGTGTCGGCACACACATGTGGGCCTTTGAAACTCAAGACGTTGTTCCCGACATAGTCACTATGGGCAAACCTATGGGTAATGGACATCCTGTGGCCGCTGTAATTACCACCCCCGAGATCGCCAAGAGCTTCTCTGATACAGGCGTTGAATATTTTAACACg tACGGCGGCAATCCTGTGTCTTGTGCCATCGCCAATGCAGTACTTGATGTCATCGAAGAAGAAAACCTTTTGGAGAGAGCGTCACGTGTCGGTAACCATTTACTCAGTCGGTGTGAAGATCTGAAGCATAAACATAGACTCGTCGGCGATGTCCGCGGTCGGGGTCTGTTTGTAGGCGTCGAACTTGTCACCGACCGGGAAACCAGAACTCCCGCTACAGCTGAAGCAAAACATGTTGTCAATAG AATGAGAGAAGAAAATATATTGATTAGTCGTGACGGGCCCGACAGTAACGTATTAAAGTTTAAGCCCCCCATGGTGTTTACAACACAAGACGCCGACAGACTAGTGGAAACTCTAGACAGGGTTTTAGGGGAGTTGGATGACACAAGAATATCGAATATTAAATTGGAA GTACTAGTCACACCGATCAACACTGAAGTTCCGAAAAAGGAGAACGTCATTAAAAGTTCTGTACAAAAGGCAATCAAGACttga